In a single window of the Luteibacter rhizovicinus DSM 16549 genome:
- a CDS encoding glycosyltransferase, whose product MTDPTFGSVEARSARTRPQGVSVIVPALNEEVVIGATIRALLISDYSPLEIIVVDDGSSDGTTDVLSRMAFEDPRLTCIRLPLTMGKSHALNEGVAKARHDLIVTVDADTIVDSDFIRAISAPLCEGTADAVAGNIKVGNKGHIITLLQSIEYISSQDLKRAFQSSRQMITTLPGAGSAYRKTDILLAGGFSDVTRAEDTELTLRLGQKDLRLVYCPQAVARTEAPTTLQALFRQRRRWNLGNMQSIGMHIGKLGGLRTGQVAGYLLLFFENFIGPPIQCAALLLAIVALSTSQFLLLPWCYGVITLAYGSAVVATYYRTGEGLRELMWLPLMLFARPLFAIAPYTAALWHYFRRCPAGWHKLDRTGEVALSGVECGQSCDEVTSLASSK is encoded by the coding sequence ATGACCGACCCTACTTTTGGCTCAGTTGAAGCCAGATCTGCAAGGACGCGGCCACAAGGCGTGTCCGTCATCGTTCCCGCCTTGAACGAAGAAGTGGTTATCGGCGCAACGATACGTGCCTTACTCATCAGCGACTATTCGCCCCTGGAGATCATCGTCGTCGACGATGGATCCAGTGATGGGACGACTGACGTGCTTAGCCGCATGGCTTTCGAAGACCCTCGTCTCACGTGCATACGACTCCCACTCACCATGGGAAAGTCGCATGCATTAAACGAAGGCGTGGCAAAAGCCCGTCACGACCTCATCGTGACGGTCGATGCCGATACGATTGTCGATTCCGACTTCATTCGCGCTATTTCGGCGCCGCTTTGCGAAGGTACTGCCGATGCCGTCGCGGGCAACATAAAGGTAGGAAATAAAGGCCACATCATCACATTGTTGCAAAGCATCGAGTACATCTCGAGTCAGGATCTCAAGCGCGCATTTCAAAGCTCACGCCAAATGATCACGACGCTTCCTGGGGCAGGAAGTGCGTACAGAAAAACCGACATTCTGTTGGCGGGAGGGTTCAGCGACGTCACGAGGGCCGAGGACACCGAACTGACGCTTCGCCTCGGCCAGAAAGACCTTCGTCTCGTCTACTGTCCGCAAGCTGTGGCACGGACGGAGGCGCCGACAACCTTACAGGCCCTTTTCCGCCAGCGGCGGAGGTGGAACCTCGGAAACATGCAGTCGATTGGAATGCACATTGGCAAGCTGGGAGGATTGAGAACAGGCCAGGTCGCCGGGTATCTATTACTTTTCTTTGAAAATTTTATCGGTCCTCCGATTCAATGTGCCGCCCTTCTCCTTGCGATCGTTGCGCTATCGACGTCTCAGTTCCTCCTTCTACCCTGGTGCTATGGCGTCATCACGTTGGCTTATGGATCGGCGGTCGTCGCGACCTATTATCGGACGGGTGAGGGCTTGCGAGAATTGATGTGGCTGCCCCTCATGCTATTCGCCCGGCCTCTGTTCGCCATCGCGCCCTATACGGCTGCTCTCTGGCACTACTTCCGGCGATGCCCCGCTGGCTGGCACAAACTCGATCGTACGGGCGAGGTAGCGCTGAGCGGTGTCGAGTGTGGACAATCCTGCGACGAGGTGACTTCTCTCGCATCCTCGAAATAA
- a CDS encoding penicillin acylase family protein, which yields MLVCRLSLPMFVVLGLAATAPLHAADDAARWKREAQAVTIQRDDWGIAHVHGKTDADAVFGMAYAQAEDDFNRVETNYLTALGRTAEAEGESAIWQDLRQKLFVDPVQLKAMYARSPRWLVALMDAWADGLNDYLATHPDVHPRVITHFEPWMALSFSEGSIGGDIERVSTKGLQAFYGKDPQGALAQFTPPSSWEEPTGSNGIAIAPKLTTNGHALLLINPHTSFFFRSELQMSSDEGLDAYGAVTWGQFFIYQGFNKHVGWMHTSTGADVVDEFSETIVEQGGKPFYRYGQELRAVTTREIVVPYRAADGTRTARTFTVYATHHGPVVRAEGDKWIAVALMNKPLEALQQSWLRTKANDYATYMKVAELKANSSNNTIYADDKGNIAYLHPQFIPKRDNRFDYTKPVDGSDPATDWQGLLPLDKAPRLLNPPTGWIFNTNDWPYSAAGPDSPKQADFPRYMDAVGENPRGLHATRVLTGRRDFTLASLIDAAFDPYLPAFARQLPILIADYDALPHGDALRHKLAGPIGLLRTWDYCWGMTSMPTSLAVFWGDILWDKASKLDTEEGLSVYDVMAEKAGPQVRLNALVESADRLEHDFGSWGVPWGEVNRFQRVDGAIVQPFDDAKASIPVPFTSSRWGSLASFGAHRWPGTKRYYGTSGNSFVAVVEFGDKVHARAITAGGESGHPTSAHFNDEAERYTTGNLRTVYFWPEELQGHVERTYHPGQQ from the coding sequence ATGCTCGTGTGCCGTCTGTCACTGCCTATGTTCGTCGTGCTCGGCCTGGCGGCGACAGCGCCGCTGCATGCCGCGGACGACGCCGCCCGATGGAAGCGCGAAGCGCAGGCCGTCACGATCCAACGCGACGATTGGGGCATCGCACACGTCCATGGCAAGACCGATGCCGATGCCGTGTTCGGTATGGCCTACGCCCAGGCGGAAGACGACTTCAATCGCGTCGAGACCAATTACCTGACGGCGCTGGGTCGGACGGCCGAAGCTGAGGGAGAGTCGGCGATCTGGCAGGATCTTCGCCAGAAGCTCTTCGTCGATCCGGTCCAGCTCAAGGCGATGTATGCGCGCAGTCCGCGTTGGCTGGTGGCCTTGATGGACGCCTGGGCGGATGGTCTCAACGACTACCTCGCCACGCATCCGGACGTGCATCCGCGTGTCATCACGCACTTCGAGCCGTGGATGGCGCTGAGCTTCAGCGAAGGCAGTATCGGTGGCGACATCGAGCGGGTGTCGACGAAGGGCTTGCAGGCGTTTTACGGCAAGGATCCGCAAGGCGCGCTCGCGCAGTTCACGCCGCCATCCAGCTGGGAGGAACCGACGGGTTCGAATGGCATCGCCATCGCGCCGAAGCTCACCACCAACGGCCACGCCTTGTTGCTGATCAATCCGCATACGTCGTTCTTTTTCCGCTCCGAGCTGCAGATGTCCAGCGACGAAGGCCTCGATGCGTACGGCGCAGTGACCTGGGGTCAGTTCTTCATCTACCAGGGGTTCAACAAGCATGTGGGCTGGATGCACACGTCCACCGGTGCTGACGTCGTCGATGAGTTTTCTGAAACCATCGTCGAGCAGGGCGGCAAGCCTTTCTATCGGTACGGCCAGGAATTGCGTGCAGTCACCACGCGCGAGATCGTCGTACCGTATCGCGCAGCCGACGGTACACGCACGGCGCGAACCTTCACCGTCTATGCGACGCATCACGGCCCTGTGGTCCGCGCGGAGGGTGACAAGTGGATCGCCGTCGCACTGATGAACAAGCCGCTGGAAGCCTTGCAGCAGAGCTGGCTTCGGACCAAGGCCAACGATTACGCGACCTACATGAAGGTCGCAGAACTCAAGGCCAACTCGTCCAACAATACGATTTACGCGGACGATAAAGGCAACATCGCCTACCTGCATCCGCAGTTCATTCCGAAGCGCGACAACCGATTCGACTATACGAAGCCCGTCGATGGCAGCGATCCCGCGACGGACTGGCAAGGACTGCTGCCGCTGGACAAGGCGCCGCGCCTGCTCAATCCGCCCACGGGCTGGATCTTCAACACGAATGACTGGCCGTATTCCGCGGCCGGCCCCGACAGCCCGAAGCAGGCCGACTTTCCGCGCTATATGGATGCGGTCGGCGAGAATCCCCGCGGCCTCCATGCGACGCGCGTGCTGACCGGTCGTCGTGACTTCACGCTGGCATCCTTGATCGATGCCGCGTTCGATCCCTATCTGCCGGCCTTCGCGCGGCAGTTGCCGATCCTTATCGCCGACTACGACGCGCTGCCGCACGGTGATGCACTCAGGCATAAGCTCGCTGGTCCCATCGGCTTGCTGCGGACCTGGGATTACTGTTGGGGCATGACCTCGATGCCGACCTCGTTGGCGGTCTTCTGGGGTGACATCCTCTGGGACAAGGCCAGCAAGCTGGACACCGAGGAAGGGCTTTCGGTCTACGACGTGATGGCGGAGAAGGCCGGTCCGCAGGTACGCCTCAATGCGCTGGTGGAATCGGCCGATCGCCTGGAGCACGACTTTGGCAGCTGGGGCGTGCCGTGGGGCGAGGTCAATCGCTTCCAGCGTGTCGATGGAGCCATCGTGCAACCCTTCGACGACGCGAAGGCGAGCATCCCGGTACCGTTCACCTCGTCGCGCTGGGGCTCGCTGGCTTCGTTCGGGGCGCACCGCTGGCCCGGGACGAAGCGTTACTACGGCACCAGCGGGAACAGCTTCGTAGCCGTCGTCGAGTTTGGCGACAAGGTCCACGCGCGGGCGATCACGGCGGGCGGCGAAAGTGGACATCCCACGTCGGCGCATTTCAACGACGAGGCAGAGCGGTACACCACCGGCAATTTGCGGACGGTGTACTTCTGGCCGGAAGAGCTGCAAGGGCACGTCGAGCGGACCTATCATCCGGGGCAGCAATGA